In Actinoplanes derwentensis, the following proteins share a genomic window:
- a CDS encoding flavin reductase family protein — MSDQSRAREFRRVLGGFASGVTVVTAVVDGVPVGLTCQSFFSLSLDPPLIAFSPSRTSQSYPLIRRAGAFCVNILEAGQEQLCRQFARSGTDKWQGVGWRPGVTGSPVLDGVLASIDCELERDLETGDHYLTIGRVVDLESTPGRQPLLFFNGAFERLQAA, encoded by the coding sequence ATGTCTGACCAGTCCCGCGCGCGTGAGTTCCGCCGTGTCCTGGGCGGTTTCGCCTCCGGCGTCACCGTCGTCACCGCCGTCGTCGACGGCGTCCCGGTGGGGCTGACCTGCCAGTCCTTTTTCAGTCTGTCGCTGGATCCGCCGCTGATCGCGTTCTCGCCGTCGCGCACCTCGCAGTCGTACCCGCTGATCCGGCGGGCCGGCGCGTTCTGCGTCAACATCCTGGAAGCCGGTCAGGAACAGTTGTGCCGCCAGTTCGCCCGCAGCGGCACCGACAAGTGGCAGGGCGTCGGCTGGCGTCCCGGTGTCACCGGCAGCCCGGTCCTGGACGGCGTGCTGGCCAGCATCGACTGTGAACTGGAACGCGACCTGGAGACCGGCGACCACTACCTGACCATCGGCCGGGTCGTCGACCTGGAGAGCACCCCGGGCCGCCAGCCGCTGCTCTTCTTCAACGGCGCCTTCGAACGCCTCCAAGCCGCCTGA
- a CDS encoding MFS transporter, translated as MKPPAAFEQTVLICALIGTAQMTWGVTVPVLPLYLDEYGIAVGVLGPVVAAFAVGRVIANVPAGLALRRLPARAYLWAVMLALVVVTALTGLAGSTATLLGFRLVAGVFGGAAVTIGFALLVAGAPAGRRGSVMATATVVQMSAGAAGAVLGGSVVGLVGPAWTFAIAALPAVACLLWDAARPARLYWSAPVAAAPSAAPASGSGARNPNRALLVALCGLSFATFLVRFAGEQGLVPVLAYDSGGLTPFTLGLATAAGTIASLAAMPLIGRWVDGGARNSLMLPAGVAGAIALAALPLLHAPLGFSAAIVVYSLATSVMGVLPGVVTGEAFPADAAGAVIGLTRTAGDVGAAVGPLAVFGVAGLAGDLAACVLLGVVFLAAALAMTGALIRRPVRPLVEVP; from the coding sequence ATGAAACCCCCGGCCGCTTTCGAACAGACCGTGCTGATCTGCGCACTCATCGGCACCGCCCAGATGACCTGGGGTGTCACGGTGCCGGTGCTGCCGCTCTACCTGGACGAGTACGGGATCGCTGTCGGTGTGCTCGGCCCGGTGGTGGCCGCGTTCGCGGTCGGCCGGGTGATCGCCAACGTCCCGGCCGGGCTGGCCCTGCGGCGGCTGCCGGCCCGTGCCTACCTGTGGGCCGTGATGCTGGCGCTGGTCGTCGTCACGGCCCTCACCGGCCTGGCCGGCTCCACCGCCACGCTGCTCGGCTTCCGCCTGGTCGCCGGGGTGTTCGGTGGCGCCGCGGTGACCATCGGGTTCGCTCTGCTCGTCGCCGGAGCCCCGGCCGGGCGGCGCGGCTCGGTGATGGCCACCGCCACGGTGGTGCAGATGAGCGCGGGCGCGGCCGGAGCGGTCCTCGGCGGCTCGGTGGTCGGGCTGGTCGGCCCGGCGTGGACCTTCGCGATCGCCGCCCTGCCCGCGGTGGCCTGCCTGCTCTGGGACGCGGCCCGTCCGGCGCGTCTCTACTGGTCGGCCCCGGTCGCGGCGGCCCCGTCCGCCGCGCCGGCTTCGGGTTCGGGTGCCCGGAACCCGAACCGGGCGCTCCTGGTGGCGTTGTGCGGACTGTCGTTCGCCACCTTCCTGGTCCGGTTCGCGGGGGAGCAGGGCCTCGTTCCGGTGCTCGCCTACGACAGCGGTGGCCTCACCCCCTTCACGCTCGGGCTGGCCACCGCCGCCGGGACGATCGCCAGCCTGGCCGCGATGCCGCTGATCGGCCGGTGGGTGGACGGGGGCGCCCGCAACAGCCTGATGCTGCCCGCCGGAGTCGCCGGGGCGATCGCGCTGGCGGCTCTCCCCCTGTTGCACGCGCCCCTCGGGTTCAGTGCGGCGATCGTGGTGTACTCGCTGGCTACGAGTGTGATGGGGGTACTCCCGGGGGTGGTCACCGGCGAAGCCTTCCCGGCGGATGCGGCCGGTGCGGTGATCGGCCTGACCCGGACCGCGGGTGACGTCGGCGCCGCTGTCGGGCCACTGGCCGTCTTCGGCGTCGCCGGTCTGGCGGGCGACCTGGCCGCCTGCGTTCTGCTGGGAGTGGTCTTCCTGGCGGCCGCGCTCGCGATGACCGGGGCCCTGATCCGGCGCCCGGTTCGCCCGCTGGTGGAGGTGCCGTGA
- a CDS encoding NtaA/DmoA family FMN-dependent monooxygenase (This protein belongs to a clade of FMN-dependent monooxygenases, within a broader family of flavin-dependent oxidoreductases, the luciferase-like monooxygenase (LMM) family, some of whose members use coenzyme F420 rather than FMN.) — MTGMHLAFDLSFTHTEGRWARRGSWVGTDFPDPRIYMELARTAERAGIGMLFFGDGTGIPDTWRGSIDAAVEWGVQWPRHDMSPIIAAMSTVTDHIGFGLTYSSTFMHPFYTARLLNSLDHVTGGRIAFNVVASTRSADAANYGFDKLMAHGERYERMEEFIDVCQALWASVAPDAVIRDRETGRFADPAKVSRIDHHGKYFDVRGPLPSIPSPQIAPMLVQAGNSPRGIAASARFADLVFGFGGSVASQQRHRTLLDAALTTGGRDPAKVGILWATQVIVGRTLDEARARRDEVLAFWSEEAVGAFLSHNAGIDFSKLPASFPLGELRQQAEQAQASPSGLIGTLLAEHGEDYQMSRTEFFEHGWTSATGLDHTVIGDPAAVADHLEENFAQTGERGGYMLSSPLAMPSGLADVAELLAPELRRRGALAPRYPGRTLRENLAI, encoded by the coding sequence ATGACCGGGATGCATCTCGCGTTCGATCTGTCGTTCACCCACACCGAGGGCCGCTGGGCACGCCGTGGCTCCTGGGTCGGCACCGACTTCCCGGACCCGCGGATCTACATGGAACTGGCCCGGACCGCCGAACGCGCCGGGATCGGCATGCTGTTCTTCGGCGACGGCACCGGCATCCCGGATACCTGGCGTGGCTCGATCGACGCCGCCGTGGAATGGGGCGTGCAATGGCCTCGGCACGACATGAGCCCGATCATCGCGGCGATGTCCACGGTGACCGACCACATCGGGTTCGGCCTCACCTACTCGTCGACGTTCATGCACCCCTTCTACACCGCCCGCCTGCTCAACTCGCTCGACCACGTCACCGGCGGCCGGATCGCGTTCAACGTGGTCGCCTCCACCCGCAGCGCCGACGCCGCCAACTACGGCTTCGACAAGCTGATGGCCCACGGCGAGCGGTACGAGCGGATGGAGGAGTTCATCGACGTCTGCCAGGCGTTGTGGGCGTCGGTGGCGCCGGACGCGGTGATCCGGGACCGGGAGACCGGGCGGTTCGCCGACCCGGCCAAGGTCTCCCGGATCGACCACCACGGCAAATACTTCGACGTACGCGGCCCGCTGCCCAGCATCCCCAGCCCGCAGATCGCCCCGATGCTGGTCCAGGCGGGCAACTCGCCCCGGGGCATCGCCGCCTCGGCCCGTTTCGCCGACCTGGTGTTCGGGTTCGGCGGCAGCGTCGCCTCCCAGCAGCGGCACCGTACCCTGCTGGACGCCGCGCTCACCACCGGCGGCCGTGACCCGGCGAAGGTCGGCATCCTGTGGGCCACCCAGGTGATCGTCGGCCGTACTCTCGACGAGGCCCGTGCCCGCCGCGACGAGGTGCTCGCCTTCTGGAGCGAGGAGGCGGTCGGCGCGTTCCTGTCACACAACGCCGGCATCGACTTCTCCAAGCTGCCCGCGTCGTTCCCGCTCGGTGAACTGCGCCAGCAGGCCGAACAGGCGCAGGCGTCACCGTCCGGGCTGATCGGCACCCTCCTCGCCGAACACGGCGAGGACTACCAGATGAGCCGTACCGAGTTCTTCGAACACGGCTGGACCAGCGCCACCGGCCTGGACCACACCGTGATCGGGGACCCGGCGGCCGTCGCCGACCACCTGGAGGAGAACTTCGCGCAGACCGGGGAGCGGGGCGGCTACATGCTGTCCAGTCCGCTGGCCATGCCGTCCGGGCTGGCCGACGTCGCCGAACTGCTCGCACCGGAACTGCGCCGCCGCGGTGCCCTCGCCCCGCGCTACCCGGGCCGGACCCTGCGCGAGAACCTGGCGATCTGA
- a CDS encoding LacI family DNA-binding transcriptional regulator, with amino-acid sequence MNGGRQPSMADVALAAGVSAQTVSRTLRGSPNVNPETKQRVLAAVEQLGYRFNNAAKMLSSGRSHTIGLIVLQSGGYYSRSAVTAGVEAAAGEAGYAVSIATIARLDTGLMERALTKLADQGVDGIVIAVPLISVTQKMEDITRDIPTVTVDGSRTAGARVLGIDQRAAGRVATQHLLDLGHRQVWHVAGPDEWIEARQRREGWRECLAAAGIETPPVLEGDWSPASGYRQGQILAMIPEVTAVFAASDEMAFGIIRALRERGRSVPGDVSIVSVDDIELAAYCAPPLTTVRQDFYASGAAAVTLLLQGAGEPEIEPPSLSVRESTTAPRVTDR; translated from the coding sequence ATGAATGGCGGACGGCAGCCGAGCATGGCCGACGTGGCCCTGGCGGCCGGGGTCTCGGCGCAGACGGTGTCCCGCACGCTGCGCGGCTCGCCCAACGTCAACCCGGAGACGAAACAGCGGGTGCTGGCCGCCGTCGAGCAGCTCGGCTACCGGTTCAACAACGCCGCCAAGATGCTCTCCTCCGGGCGCAGCCACACCATCGGCCTGATCGTGCTGCAGTCCGGCGGCTACTACTCCCGCTCGGCGGTCACCGCCGGTGTCGAGGCCGCCGCCGGCGAGGCGGGGTATGCGGTCAGCATCGCGACCATAGCCCGCCTGGACACCGGACTGATGGAGCGGGCCCTGACCAAACTCGCTGATCAGGGCGTCGACGGCATCGTGATCGCGGTGCCGCTGATCTCGGTGACCCAGAAGATGGAGGACATCACCCGGGACATCCCGACGGTCACCGTGGACGGCTCACGGACCGCCGGCGCCCGGGTGCTCGGGATAGACCAGCGGGCCGCCGGCCGGGTCGCCACCCAGCACCTGCTCGACCTCGGGCACCGCCAGGTCTGGCACGTGGCCGGGCCGGACGAGTGGATCGAGGCCCGGCAGCGCCGGGAGGGCTGGCGGGAGTGCCTGGCCGCGGCCGGGATCGAGACGCCGCCGGTCCTGGAGGGCGACTGGTCACCGGCGTCGGGGTACCGCCAGGGGCAGATCCTGGCGATGATTCCCGAGGTCACGGCGGTTTTCGCGGCCAGTGACGAGATGGCCTTCGGGATCATCCGGGCGCTGCGCGAGCGGGGCCGTTCGGTGCCCGGCGACGTGTCGATCGTGAGTGTGGACGACATCGAGCTGGCCGCCTACTGCGCGCCGCCGCTGACCACGGTCCGCCAGGACTTCTACGCCTCCGGCGCGGCCGCGGTCACCCTGCTGCTGCAAGGGGCCGGGGAACCGGAGATCGAACCACCGTCGCTGTCGGTGCGGGAGTCCACCACGGCACCGCGGGTCACTGATCGATAA
- a CDS encoding LLM class flavin-dependent oxidoreductase codes for MSDKEYGVFLPIGNGGWMISETAPHPEATYAYNRRVAVDAEAIGLDFIMSMAKWKGFGGTTDHWGQTLESMTMMSALAEATSRVKIWATMHANIHHPAIAAKMYTTLQDVSGGRAGMNIVNGSYAAEFQQMGLWDEALSHADRYRMTEEWTEAVNRLWTEDSVTMKSDFFTLEDCESRPHPASRPTIISAGRSDRGREFQAKYADGAFLSADSLDQMRDFSRSVHDRAAELGRQCKTYSMLTVVLDETDAAAEAKAKAYSAGLDKQALIGMRTSWGIPADVARAWADGATGAEAFQTPYVTGSPDTVHAHIRQIVDTAELDGLMLIFPDYHADMIPFGETVLPRLRADG; via the coding sequence ATGTCCGACAAAGAGTACGGGGTGTTCCTGCCGATCGGTAACGGCGGCTGGATGATCTCCGAGACGGCTCCGCACCCGGAGGCCACCTACGCCTACAACCGCAGGGTGGCGGTCGACGCGGAAGCCATCGGCCTGGACTTCATCATGTCGATGGCCAAGTGGAAGGGCTTCGGCGGCACCACCGACCACTGGGGCCAGACCCTGGAGTCGATGACCATGATGTCGGCCCTGGCCGAAGCCACCAGCCGGGTCAAGATCTGGGCGACCATGCACGCCAACATCCACCACCCGGCGATCGCCGCGAAGATGTACACCACCCTCCAGGACGTCTCCGGTGGCCGGGCCGGGATGAACATCGTCAACGGCTCGTACGCCGCCGAGTTCCAGCAGATGGGCCTCTGGGACGAGGCTCTGTCGCACGCCGACCGGTACCGGATGACCGAGGAGTGGACCGAGGCCGTCAACCGGCTGTGGACCGAGGACAGCGTCACCATGAAGAGCGACTTCTTCACCCTGGAGGACTGCGAGTCCCGGCCGCACCCGGCCAGCCGGCCGACCATCATCAGCGCCGGACGGTCCGACCGGGGACGCGAGTTCCAGGCGAAGTACGCCGACGGCGCGTTCCTTAGCGCCGACAGCCTCGACCAGATGCGCGACTTCTCCCGATCCGTCCACGACCGGGCCGCCGAGCTGGGACGGCAGTGCAAGACGTACTCGATGCTGACCGTCGTCCTGGACGAGACCGACGCGGCCGCCGAGGCCAAGGCCAAGGCCTACTCGGCGGGGCTGGACAAGCAGGCGCTGATCGGGATGCGCACCTCCTGGGGCATCCCCGCCGACGTGGCCCGCGCCTGGGCCGACGGGGCGACCGGGGCCGAGGCGTTCCAGACGCCGTACGTCACCGGCAGCCCCGACACCGTCCACGCCCACATCCGGCAGATCGTCGACACCGCCGAACTGGACGGCCTGATGCTGATCTTCCCCGACTACCACGCCGACATGATCCCGTTCGGCGAGACGGTCCTGCCCCGGCTGCGAGCCGACGGATGA
- a CDS encoding riboflavin kinase — protein sequence MTVIIGEVVHGAGRGRPMGFPTANLDVTDPGSLPPDGVYFGRFTVDGRTDAALVSIGTNPTFGSGARSAEAYVLDRDEDMYAKTARVEIVTLIRGQTRFRDAAALVDAMRTDERYARRLAGGETVEELPWSP from the coding sequence GTGACCGTGATCATCGGCGAGGTCGTGCACGGTGCGGGGCGGGGCCGGCCGATGGGCTTCCCCACCGCCAATCTGGACGTGACCGATCCCGGGTCACTGCCGCCGGACGGTGTCTACTTCGGCCGGTTCACCGTTGACGGCCGTACCGATGCGGCGTTGGTGTCGATCGGCACCAACCCGACCTTCGGCTCCGGCGCGCGCAGTGCCGAGGCCTACGTGCTGGACCGGGACGAGGACATGTACGCGAAGACCGCCCGGGTGGAGATCGTCACCCTGATCCGCGGGCAGACGCGGTTCCGGGACGCCGCGGCGCTGGTCGACGCGATGCGCACCGACGAGCGGTACGCCCGGCGGCTCGCCGGCGGTGAGACAGTGGAGGAGTTGCCGTGGTCCCCCTGA
- a CDS encoding ABC transporter substrate-binding protein — translation MKFRILFAAVAALSITACSTPEQEPSPAAATAISSERCAQNKAAGKITYLSGYQWQASASILEYVAADKLGYFKAMCLDVDMKPGTGDTSQNTKLLASGQVTVSPVSQQDVLSANANGIKVQGVSTYSRVGLEILMTMPEIADLKQLDGTTLGQKGAMPIGVQAMLKKAGADYDSIKQVVVGYDPSILPRGQVKSLTGFISNEPNQLKAANTEVKVWRPYDYDVPGSLGAMAVNPKFAAEHPTAVQDFLRAGLHAFAYCETNGAECVKAAGDLTGAGYDEKHNLNIWQTEVEVIRETLKAGTPLGTIDTGNVQSLVALLNTYGKADIDPATGAGEFNTSYIKEIYSGDKLVWPAP, via the coding sequence ATGAAATTTCGTATCCTGTTCGCTGCTGTCGCCGCGTTGTCGATAACCGCCTGCTCCACCCCCGAACAGGAGCCGTCGCCCGCGGCCGCCACCGCGATCTCCAGCGAGCGGTGCGCGCAGAACAAGGCCGCCGGCAAGATCACTTACCTGTCCGGCTACCAGTGGCAGGCCTCGGCCTCCATCCTGGAGTACGTGGCGGCCGACAAACTGGGCTACTTCAAGGCGATGTGCCTGGACGTGGACATGAAGCCCGGTACCGGTGACACCAGCCAGAACACGAAGCTGCTGGCCAGCGGGCAGGTGACGGTCAGCCCGGTCAGCCAGCAGGACGTGCTGTCGGCCAACGCGAACGGCATCAAGGTGCAGGGCGTCTCCACGTACTCCCGGGTGGGTCTGGAGATCCTGATGACCATGCCGGAGATCGCCGACCTCAAGCAGCTCGACGGCACCACCCTCGGTCAGAAGGGCGCCATGCCGATCGGCGTGCAGGCGATGCTGAAGAAGGCCGGCGCGGACTACGACTCGATCAAGCAGGTGGTGGTCGGTTACGACCCGTCGATCCTGCCGCGCGGCCAGGTCAAGTCGCTGACCGGTTTCATCTCCAACGAGCCCAACCAGCTCAAGGCGGCGAACACCGAGGTCAAGGTCTGGCGTCCGTACGACTACGACGTGCCCGGTTCGCTCGGCGCGATGGCGGTCAACCCGAAGTTCGCCGCCGAGCACCCGACCGCGGTCCAGGACTTCCTGCGCGCCGGCCTGCACGCCTTCGCCTACTGCGAGACCAACGGCGCCGAATGTGTCAAGGCCGCCGGCGACCTCACCGGTGCGGGTTACGACGAGAAGCACAATCTGAACATCTGGCAGACCGAGGTCGAGGTGATCCGGGAGACCCTGAAGGCCGGCACTCCGCTGGGCACCATCGACACCGGCAACGTGCAGTCGCTGGTGGCGCTGCTCAACACCTACGGCAAAGCCGACATCGACCCGGCGACCGGCGCAGGCGAATTCAACACGTCCTACATCAAGGAAATCTACTCCGGCGACAAGCTCGTCTGGCCCGCCCCGTAA
- a CDS encoding glycoside hydrolase family 35 protein, with translation MIELSAPETTALTWSGRRLYRRGAEHQILSGALHYFRVHPRLWRDRIRRLADLGLNTVDTYVPWNFHQPRSDRAPDFEGWRDLAGFLEMIGAEGLDAIVRPGPYICAEWSNGGLPSWLTGRDVALRSSDPGFTTPVGRWFDMLIPRLAVLQAGNGGPIVAVQVENEFGSYGDDHAYLRWNRDALTDRGITELLFTADGPTELMLDGGTLPGTLAAATLGSKPEAARALLAARRDGEPFIVAEFWNGWFDHWGERHHVRGVDSALGTLRGIVADGGSVSIYMAHGGTNFGLWAGANETGGVLQPTITSYDSDAPIAEDGTLTPKFWAMREVLGARGELRVPPRSPTLAPRTVTLRQTSGLLAALRHGTAQVSSSTRPASFEKMGLDAGFALHTAHPRVPAGDHTVTLADVRDIALVFADGHLLGTVGPGTGTVPIRGTGTPVRLEILVESLGRVNYGPGVGAHKGLLGPVLLDRRIVQNWVNAPIPVPEWTAADLSSMTTAGSVEDSGPGFWTGDLDVPEPADTFLALPGSGRGLIWINDFLLGRYWKIGPQVTLYCPAPLLRPGANTVTVLELDQPGGVLELRARPELGPTEEYIEEFD, from the coding sequence GTGATCGAGCTTTCCGCGCCGGAGACCACGGCGCTCACCTGGTCCGGTCGCCGGCTGTATCGGCGAGGCGCCGAACACCAGATCCTCTCCGGCGCCCTGCACTACTTCCGGGTCCACCCGCGGCTGTGGCGTGACCGGATCCGGCGGCTCGCCGACCTGGGCCTCAACACCGTCGACACCTACGTGCCGTGGAACTTCCACCAGCCGCGATCGGACCGGGCACCGGACTTCGAAGGTTGGCGGGACCTGGCCGGGTTCCTCGAGATGATCGGTGCGGAGGGGCTCGACGCGATCGTGCGGCCCGGGCCGTACATCTGCGCCGAATGGTCCAACGGTGGGCTGCCCAGTTGGCTCACCGGGCGTGACGTCGCGTTGCGGAGTTCCGACCCCGGGTTCACTACGCCGGTCGGTCGCTGGTTTGACATGCTCATCCCTCGGCTAGCCGTACTTCAGGCAGGTAATGGCGGGCCGATCGTCGCCGTGCAGGTGGAGAACGAGTTCGGTAGTTACGGTGACGACCACGCCTACCTGCGCTGGAACCGCGACGCGCTGACCGACCGCGGCATCACCGAACTGCTGTTCACCGCGGACGGCCCCACCGAACTCATGCTCGACGGCGGCACCCTGCCCGGCACCCTCGCCGCCGCCACCCTCGGCTCCAAACCGGAAGCCGCCCGGGCCCTGCTCGCCGCCCGCCGCGACGGCGAGCCGTTCATCGTCGCCGAGTTCTGGAACGGCTGGTTCGACCACTGGGGCGAACGCCACCACGTGCGCGGCGTCGACAGCGCGCTCGGCACCCTGCGGGGCATCGTCGCCGACGGCGGCAGCGTCAGCATCTACATGGCACACGGCGGCACCAATTTCGGGCTGTGGGCCGGCGCCAACGAGACCGGCGGGGTCCTGCAGCCGACGATCACCAGCTACGACTCGGACGCGCCGATCGCCGAGGACGGCACGCTGACTCCCAAGTTCTGGGCGATGCGCGAGGTGCTGGGGGCGCGGGGCGAGTTACGCGTACCACCGCGATCGCCTACCCTGGCCCCACGGACCGTGACGTTGCGGCAGACCTCGGGTCTTCTCGCCGCTCTGCGGCACGGCACGGCACAGGTGTCGTCTTCGACCCGGCCGGCCTCCTTCGAGAAGATGGGCCTGGACGCGGGATTCGCGCTGCACACGGCACATCCGCGGGTCCCGGCCGGCGACCACACTGTGACCCTTGCTGACGTACGCGACATCGCACTCGTCTTCGCCGACGGCCACCTGCTCGGCACTGTCGGACCGGGCACCGGAACCGTCCCGATCCGGGGCACCGGCACCCCGGTCCGGCTGGAGATCCTGGTGGAGAGCCTGGGCCGGGTGAACTACGGCCCCGGTGTCGGCGCGCACAAGGGCCTGCTCGGCCCGGTGCTGCTCGATCGTCGCATCGTGCAGAACTGGGTGAACGCCCCGATCCCGGTCCCCGAGTGGACCGCCGCCGACCTGTCCTCGATGACCACAGCCGGGTCCGTCGAGGACAGCGGCCCGGGTTTCTGGACCGGCGACCTGGACGTCCCCGAACCCGCCGACACGTTCCTGGCCCTGCCCGGCTCCGGGCGCGGCCTGATCTGGATCAATGACTTCCTGCTCGGCCGGTACTGGAAGATCGGCCCGCAGGTCACCCTCTACTGCCCGGCCCCGCTGCTGCGTCCCGGCGCCAACACCGTCACGGTCCTGGAACTGGATCAACCGGGCGGTGTCCTGGAACTACGCGCCCGCCCGGAACTGGGCCCCACCGAGGAGTACATCGAGGAGTTCGACTGA
- a CDS encoding cysteine hydrolase family protein produces the protein MTELRESQLAALTGRPALVVVDVQRSFADPEVIAEYGADLPTVAAAVETVAELVAAARDNGVPVVWVALGSDPDRPWKASAWLRHGDPAAPYGPDEPCVLGTPGADWWQVAPADGEIRVVKRGYSGFLGTSLELLLRQEGIGWLAVCGLTTECCVAATATDAFQLDWPVLIPRDATAAYDTDLHQSALDQLELNVAVLTDAAELTSLWKGVPA, from the coding sequence ATGACCGAGTTGCGGGAATCCCAGCTGGCCGCGCTGACCGGCCGGCCGGCCCTGGTCGTCGTCGACGTCCAGCGGTCCTTCGCCGACCCCGAGGTCATCGCCGAGTACGGAGCGGACCTGCCCACCGTCGCCGCCGCGGTCGAGACCGTCGCGGAGCTGGTTGCGGCAGCCCGCGACAACGGCGTGCCGGTGGTCTGGGTGGCGCTCGGCAGCGATCCGGACCGCCCGTGGAAGGCCAGTGCCTGGCTGCGCCACGGCGACCCGGCCGCACCCTACGGACCGGACGAGCCCTGCGTACTCGGCACTCCCGGCGCCGACTGGTGGCAGGTCGCGCCCGCCGACGGTGAGATCCGAGTGGTCAAGCGTGGCTACAGCGGTTTCCTCGGCACCTCGCTGGAACTGCTGCTGCGGCAGGAGGGCATCGGCTGGCTCGCGGTCTGCGGCCTGACCACCGAGTGCTGCGTGGCCGCCACCGCCACCGACGCGTTCCAACTGGACTGGCCGGTGCTGATCCCTCGGGACGCGACCGCCGCGTACGACACCGACCTGCATCAGTCCGCACTGGACCAACTGGAACTCAACGTCGCCGTCCTCACCGACGCGGCCGAACTCACCAGCCTGTGGAAGGGGGTGCCCGCATGA
- a CDS encoding NADPH-dependent FMN reductase, which yields MRIAIVVGNPKPRSRTLAVAEAVAGVLPGDVVETIDLADHAERLFTWGDPVLDELTAKVAACDLLVVASPTYKATYTGMLKAFLDRYPSNGLAGVVAVPVMTGGAPDHALAVEAYLRPLLVELGASVPTRGLYLVMSRMAELTEITAAWAAENTAALNV from the coding sequence ATGAGAATCGCGATCGTGGTGGGCAACCCCAAGCCCCGCTCCCGAACCTTGGCGGTGGCCGAAGCCGTCGCCGGTGTGCTGCCGGGCGACGTCGTCGAGACGATCGATCTGGCCGACCACGCTGAACGGCTGTTCACCTGGGGCGACCCGGTCCTGGACGAACTGACCGCCAAGGTCGCCGCCTGTGACCTGCTGGTCGTGGCGTCGCCCACCTACAAGGCCACCTACACCGGGATGCTCAAGGCGTTCCTGGACCGCTACCCGAGCAACGGCCTGGCCGGCGTGGTCGCGGTGCCGGTGATGACCGGTGGCGCGCCGGACCACGCCCTGGCCGTCGAGGCGTACCTGCGCCCGCTGCTGGTGGAGCTCGGTGCCTCCGTACCGACCCGGGGTCTTTATCTGGTGATGTCCCGGATGGCCGAGCTGACCGAGATCACCGCGGCGTGGGCGGCCGAGAACACGGCGGCCCTGAATGTCTGA